The sequence CTGCGGCTACATTTACGGGCGACCACGGAGTGTCGCCCCTACGCGTTTTATTGGGTGACCACCCCGCTGCACGGGGTAAACTGCATGTCGCCCCTACATGGAACGGCCGATGCTTTTATAGATAAAGCCCAGAGATTTCATCTTTTCAGGCTCGAAGACGTTCCTTCCATCAACTATAATGGGAGCTTTCATCAGCCTCTTAATCTTCTTAAGGTCAAGTTTTTTAAACTCTTCCCATTCGG comes from bacterium and encodes:
- a CDS encoding UDP binding domain-containing protein, which produces EWEEFKKLDLKKIKRLMKAPIIVDGRNVFEPEKMKSLGFIYKSIGRSM